In the Telopea speciosissima isolate NSW1024214 ecotype Mountain lineage chromosome 2, Tspe_v1, whole genome shotgun sequence genome, one interval contains:
- the LOC122649811 gene encoding universal stress protein PHOS32-like, with the protein MGRTGIRLASFCLHRVTTHVLVRSPPQPIHHTRTIFSNSINANMNLPAFSSNGENKVVGDAAGKPLPGRKIMIVVDSSVEAKAAVQWALTHTVQSQDTIVLLHVTRPSSMLVGEECNRAVSPGVYELLFSMKNMCHMNRPEVQVEVASVEGKDKGIVIVQEAKKQGVSLLVLGQRKRCSMTWRQLMMWTGHKVIRGGVVEYCIQNSHCMAIAVRRKSRKLGGYLITTKRHKDFWLLA; encoded by the exons ATGGGTCGAACTGGAATAAGGTTAGCAAGTTTCTGCTTACATCGGGTCACGACTCATGTCCTAGTTAGATCACCACCGCAGCCGATTCATCATACCAGAACCATCTTCTCTAATTCCATTAATGCTAATATGAATCTTCCTGCTTTTTCAAGCAATGGGGAGAATAAGGTTGTGGGTGATGCTGCAGGGAAGCCATTACCAGGTAGAAAGATCATGATAGTGGTTGATTCAAGTGTTGAAGCTAAGGCTGCTGTACAATGGGCTCTCACCCATACTGTCCAGAGCCAAGACACTATTGTGCTTCTTCATGTGACCAGACCTTCTTCTATGCTAGTAGG TGAGGAGTGTAATAGGGCAGTAAGTCCAGGGGTTTATGAActtcttttctcaatgaagAATATGTGTCACATGAACAGACCTGAG GTACAAGTGGAGGTTGCATCGGTGGAAGGGAAGGACAAAGGGATAGTCATAGTACAAGAGGCAAAGAAACAAGGGGTGTCACTATTGGTTCTAGGGCAGAGAAAGCGGTGTTCGATGACATGGCGGCAGCTGATGATGTGGACAGGCCACAAGGTTATTAGAGGGGGGGTTGTAGAGTACTGCATTCAGAACTCTCATTGCATGGCAATAGCTGTGAGAAGAAAAAGCAGAAAGCTTGGAGGATATCTAATTACCACCAAGCGTCATAAAGATTTTTGGCTCTTGGCTTGA